In Hamadaea flava, a genomic segment contains:
- a CDS encoding aminotransferase class V-fold PLP-dependent enzyme, which translates to MNEPDLTLDQMRELHPNLQYRVHLATCSIAPPSTPMTAAMHAVLAALLRPAWTEFENTADYVREHAATLLGAATEQIALVPNVSIGAYQVASTQRWRGARRRVLVCASDFPGIAHVWLAQQVRGCEVVFVDTPPGTNPVDAYRAVLDERTAIVCAPLVTYRDGLRLPIADLARHAHAVGAKLLVDASQAVGVMPVDVASLDCDYLVTATSKYLLGLPGLALLYVRRPAAGPKPTLTGWQARQQPFDFDPLTLDWPPSARRLETGTPAVAAIYGAVAGLQMIGRLDLSAVHQHVTGLVNHAAQRLRSRGERLTLPNPEHRGAHLVLHDASPQTLAHWLERHNILTAPRAGILRIAFHAFNNHDDVNTLCDAIEAHRSTRTAAAAGVGRVA; encoded by the coding sequence GTGAACGAACCCGACCTCACCCTCGACCAAATGCGCGAACTGCACCCGAACCTGCAATACCGGGTCCACTTGGCGACCTGCTCGATCGCACCGCCGTCGACACCGATGACCGCCGCCATGCACGCCGTGCTCGCCGCCCTGCTACGCCCGGCCTGGACCGAGTTCGAAAACACCGCCGACTACGTCCGCGAACACGCCGCGACCCTGCTGGGTGCAGCCACCGAGCAAATCGCCCTCGTGCCGAACGTGTCGATCGGCGCCTACCAGGTCGCCTCCACCCAACGCTGGCGCGGCGCCCGACGCCGGGTCCTCGTCTGCGCGTCCGACTTCCCCGGCATCGCGCACGTGTGGCTGGCGCAGCAGGTCCGCGGCTGCGAAGTGGTGTTCGTCGACACCCCACCCGGCACGAACCCCGTTGACGCCTACCGGGCTGTGCTCGACGAACGCACCGCGATCGTGTGCGCCCCCCTGGTCACCTACCGCGACGGGCTGCGGCTGCCGATCGCCGACCTCGCCCGCCACGCCCACGCCGTCGGCGCCAAGCTCCTCGTCGACGCCAGCCAAGCCGTCGGTGTCATGCCCGTCGACGTCGCGAGCCTCGACTGCGACTACCTGGTCACCGCAACGTCGAAATACCTGCTCGGCCTGCCGGGCTTGGCGCTTCTGTATGTGCGGCGCCCAGCTGCCGGACCCAAACCCACCCTGACTGGCTGGCAGGCCCGCCAGCAGCCGTTCGACTTCGACCCGCTCACCCTCGACTGGCCGCCGTCGGCCCGCCGGCTGGAAACCGGCACCCCCGCCGTCGCCGCGATCTATGGCGCCGTCGCCGGCCTGCAGATGATCGGACGCCTCGACCTCTCAGCCGTCCACCAGCACGTCACCGGTCTGGTCAACCACGCCGCGCAACGCCTGCGCTCCCGCGGCGAACGGCTCACCCTGCCCAACCCCGAACACCGCGGCGCGCACTTGGTCCTGCACGACGCGAGCCCGCAGACCCTGGCCCACTGGCTGGAACGGCACAACATCCTCACCGCACCCCGGGCCGGGATCCTGCGCATCGCGTTCCACGCGTTCAACAACCACGACGACGTCAACACCCTGTGCGACGCGATCGAAGCCCACCGCAGCACCCGCACAGCAGCAGCCGCCGGTGTGGGGAGAGTCGCATGA
- a CDS encoding tryptophan 2,3-dioxygenase, translating into MPSVPPSAAYADYMRLPELLSLRRPQDQRVHPDEGLFQTVHQVNELLLSVAVEDITRAIAHLGRDQPSAAERLLARAVATVDATTGVLRLLGRLTLHDYHVLRPHLGTSTAAASPAWQHIRRALTRLDEVFGAYLVRADVDIVDVYRSGEPDPVHRLAETMIDLDSGIALWRFHHHLVAARLIGSGGTGTGGMPVDVLATAIGTRAFAMLWQVRLLMTHNGTTAGATQRGGRP; encoded by the coding sequence GTGCCATCCGTACCACCTTCCGCAGCCTATGCCGACTACATGCGGCTGCCGGAACTGCTGTCGCTGCGACGACCCCAGGATCAGCGCGTGCACCCCGACGAAGGCCTGTTCCAGACCGTGCACCAGGTCAACGAACTGCTGCTGTCTGTCGCCGTCGAGGACATCACCCGTGCCATCGCTCACCTCGGCCGCGACCAGCCGTCAGCAGCCGAGCGGCTGCTGGCCCGCGCTGTCGCCACCGTCGACGCCACCACCGGCGTGCTGCGGCTGCTCGGCCGCCTGACCCTGCACGACTACCACGTGCTGCGCCCACACCTAGGCACCAGCACAGCGGCGGCATCGCCGGCGTGGCAGCACATCCGGCGAGCGTTGACCCGCCTCGATGAAGTCTTCGGCGCCTACCTCGTCCGTGCCGACGTCGACATAGTCGACGTCTACCGCAGTGGCGAACCAGACCCGGTGCACCGCCTCGCTGAAACCATGATCGACCTCGACAGCGGCATCGCCCTGTGGCGCTTCCACCACCATCTGGTCGCCGCCCGCCTCATCGGGTCCGGAGGCACCGGCACCGGCGGCATGCCCGTCGACGTACTCGCCACCGCGATCGGCACGCGGGCCTTCGCGATGCTGTGGCAAGTCCGGCTCCTGATGACCCACAACGGCACCACGGCCGGCGCCACACAGCGGGGTGGGCGGCCGTGA
- a CDS encoding peptidoglycan-binding domain-containing protein, producing MNQNHGTTQLTPQAQPMQHAPRPPRPGHDGDDGRRTHGRSRRRIAGLLLALATAAGALVVTATPAAAASTPRCTTSYLWAKYDYNGDAALAAAYSPWIRTWTPFHYWITTPIARYSDGTPRWSCLMSTGATGEPVKALQRALNACYSTYSIHWVGGHNLGFAQLTVDGVYGSKTKAALTKVQRYHGITADGIYGSQTATNMRFKGEIDNDGLSISTYCHTLNG from the coding sequence ACCCAGCTCACCCCGCAGGCGCAGCCGATGCAACATGCGCCGCGGCCGCCGCGACCGGGTCACGACGGTGACGACGGACGGCGAACACACGGGCGCAGCCGCCGGCGCATCGCCGGCCTGCTCCTCGCGCTCGCCACCGCCGCCGGAGCCCTCGTCGTCACCGCGACACCGGCCGCCGCGGCGAGCACACCACGCTGCACCACGTCCTATCTGTGGGCCAAGTACGACTACAACGGCGACGCCGCTTTGGCCGCCGCGTACAGCCCATGGATCCGGACCTGGACCCCGTTCCACTACTGGATCACCACACCGATTGCCCGCTACAGCGACGGGACACCGCGCTGGTCATGCCTGATGAGCACGGGAGCGACCGGTGAACCCGTCAAGGCACTGCAACGCGCCCTCAACGCCTGCTACAGCACCTACAGCATCCACTGGGTCGGCGGCCACAACCTCGGCTTCGCGCAGCTGACCGTCGACGGCGTCTACGGCTCCAAGACCAAAGCCGCCCTGACCAAGGTCCAGCGCTACCACGGCATCACCGCCGACGGCATCTACGGCTCGCAGACCGCCACCAACATGCGGTTCAAGGGCGAGATCGACAACGACGGCCTGTCGATCAGCACCTACTGCCACACCCTCAACGGCTAA